From Drosophila yakuba strain Tai18E2 chromosome 2L, Prin_Dyak_Tai18E2_2.1, whole genome shotgun sequence, one genomic window encodes:
- the LOC6528766 gene encoding plectin isoform X17, with translation MDNAYVYYKLDEFRLEIQRRDQEILAMAAKMKTLEEQHQDYQRHIAVLKESLCAKEEHYNMLQTDVEEMRARLEEKNRLIEKKTQGTLQTVQERNRLTSELTEIKDHMDIKDRKISVLQRKIENLEDLLKEKDNQVDMARARLSAMQAHHSSSEGALTSLEEAIGDKEKQMAQLRDQRDRAEHEKQEERDLHEREVADYKIKLRAAESEVEKLQTRLERAVTERERLEIKLEASQSELGKSKAELEKATCEMGRSSADWESTKQRIARLELENERLKHDLERSQNVQKLMFETGKISTTFGRTTMTTSQELDRAQERADKASAELRRTQAELRVTQGETEKRFSDAERAREEAAALQEKLEKSQGEVYRLKAKLENAQGEQESLRQELEKAQSGVSRIHADRDRAFSEVEKIKEEMERTQATLGKSQLQHEKLQNSLDKAQNEVDHLQDKLDKASTENRRLVLEKEKLTYDYDNLQSQLDKALGQAARMQKERETLSLDTDRIREKLEKTQVQLGRIQKERDQFSDELETLKERSESAQTLLMKAARDREAMQTDLEVLKERYEKSHAIQQKLQMERDDAVTEVEILKEKLDKALYASQKLIDEKDTSNKEFEKMLEKYDRAQNEIYRLQSRCDTAEADRARLEVEAERSGLAASKAREDLRKLQDESTRLQEACDRAALQLSRAKECEDNARSELEHSRDRFDKLQTDIRRAQGEKEHFQSELERVTYELERAHAAQTKAGASVEAAKEEAAHYAVELEKMRDRYEKSQVELRKLQDTDTFGRETRRLKEENERLREKLDKTLMELETIRGKSQYESESFEKYKDKYEKIEMEVQNMESKLHETSLQLELSKGEVAKMLANQDKQRSELERAHIEREKARDKHEKLLKEVDRLRLQQSSVSPGDPVRASTSSSSALSAGERQEIDRLRDRLEKALQSRDATELEAGRLAKELEKAQMHLAKQQENTESTRIEFERMGAELGRLHDRLEKAEAEREALRQASRSGGAGSAPHPQLEKHVQKLESDVKQLAMEREQLVLQLEKSQEILMNFQKELQNAEAELQKTREENRKLRNGHQLPPAAAPPAGASPAEIQAMQKEIQTLQQKLQESERALQAAGPQQAQAAAAAGASREEIEQWRKVIEQEKGRADMADKAAQEMHKRIQLMDQHIKDQHAQMQKMQQQMQQQQQAAQQAAQQAAQQAAQQQQSAASAGGADAKELEKVRGELQAACTERDRFQQQLELLVTELEKSKMSNQEQTKQLQTAQQQVQQLQQQVQQLQQQMQQLQQAASAGAGATDVQRQQLEQQQKQLEEVRKQIDNQAKATEGERKIIDEQRKQIDAKRKDIEDKEKKMADFDVQLRKRKEQMDQLEKSLQTQGGGAAAAGELNKKLMDTQRQLEACVKELQNTKEEHKKAATETERLLQLVQMSQEEQNAKEKTIMDLQQALKIAQAKVKQAQTQQQQQQDAGPAGFLKSFF, from the exons ATGGACAATGCCTATGTCTACTACAAG CTGGACGAATTCCGTCTTGAAATACAGAGAAGGGATCAAGAGATCCTGGCGATGGCGGCCAAAATGAAAACCCTCGAGGAGCAGCACCAG GACTACCAGCGGCACATAGCGGTGCTCAAGGAGTCGCTATGTGCCAAAGAGGAGCACTACAACATGCTGCAGACGGACGTCGAGGAGATGCGCGCCCGCCTCGAGGAGAAGAACCGCCTCATCGAGAAGAAGACCCAGGGCACCCTGCAGACGGTCCAGGAGCGCAACCGCCTCACCAGCGAGCTCACCGAGATCAAGGACCACATGGACATCAAGGACCGCAAGATCAGCGTGCTGCAGCGCAAG ATTGAAAACCTGGAGGATCTGCTGAAGGAGAAGGACAACCAGGTGGATATGGCGCGGGCACGTTTGTCGGCCATGCAGGCGCACCACAGCAGCTCCGAGGGCGCCTTGACCAGCCTGGAGGAGGCCATCGGCGACAAGGAGAAGCAGATGGCCCAGCTGCGGGATCAGCGGGATCGCGCAGAGCACGAGAAGCAGGAGGAGCGGGATCTTCACGAGCGCGAGGTGGCCGACTACAAGATCAAGCTGCGGGCCGCCGAGAGCGAGGTGGAGAAGCTGCAGACGCGCCTGGAGCGGGCGGTCACCGAGCGGGAGCGGCTGGAGATCAAGCTGGAGGCCTCGCAGAGCGAACTGGGCAAGTCGAAGGCTGAGCTGGAGAAGGCCACCTGCGAAATGGGCAGGAGCAGCGCCGACTGGGAGTCCACCAAGCAGAGGATCGCCCGCCTGGAGCTGGAGAACGAGCGGCTGAAACACGATCTGGAGCGTTCGCAG AATGTACAAAAGTTAATGTTCGAAACGGGCAAGATATCG ACAACCTTTGGCAGGACCACGATGACCACGTCCCAGGAACTGGATCGAGCCCAGGAGCGGGCCGACAAGGCCTCAGCGGAGCTGCGACGCACCCAGGCCGAGCTGAGAGTCACACAG GGCGAAACTGAAAAACGTTTT TCGGATGCGGAAAGAGCACGCGAGGAGGCGGCCGCCCTGCAGGAGAAGCTGGAGAAGAGCCAGGGCGAGGTGTACCGACTCAAGGCCAAGCTGGAGAACGCCCAGGGTGAGCAGGAGAGTCTGCGccaggagctggagaaggcgCAGAGCGGTGTCTCTCGCATCCACGCCGACCGCGATCGG GCCTTCTCCGAGGTGGAAAAGATCAAGGAGGAGATGGAGCGCACCCAGGCCACGTTGGGCAAGTCGCAGCTGCAGCACGAGAAGCTGCAAAACTCGCTGGACAAGGCCCAGAACGAGGTCGATCATCTGCAGGATAAGCTGGACAAGGCCAGCACGGAGAACCGCCGCCTGGTGCTCGAGAAGGAGAAGCTCACCTACGACTACGACAACCTGCAGTCGCAGCTGGACAAGGCCTTGGGCCAGGCCGCCAGGATGCAGAAGGAGCGCGAGACCCTCTCCTTGGACACGGATCGCATTCGCGAGAAGCTGGAGAAGACGCAG GTGCAACTGGGTCGCATCCAGAAGGAGCGGGATCAATTCTCCGATGAGCTGGAGACGCTCAAGGAGCGCTCGGAATCGGCACAGACCCTCCTCATGAAGGCCGCCCGCGACCGGGAGGCGATGCAAACGGATCTGGAGGTCCTCAAGGAGCGCTACGAGAAGTCGCACGCCATCCAGCAGAAACTCCAG ATGGAGCGCGACGATGCGGTCACCGAAGTCGAGATCCTCAAGGAGAAACTGGACAAGGCGCTGTACGCCAGCCAGAAGCTGATCGACGAGAAGGACACCTCCAACAAGGAGTTTGAAAAGATGCTGGAGAAGTACGACAGGGCCCAGAACGAGATCTATCGCCTTCAGTCCCGCTGCGATACGGCAGAGGCGGACAGAGCCCGCctggaggtggaggcggagCGATCTGGTCTGGCTGCCAGCAAGGCTCGCGAGGATCTGCGCAAGCTGCAGGACGAGAGCACCCGGCTGCAGGAGGCCTGCGATCGGGCGGCGCTCCAGTTGAGCCGCGCCAAGGAGTGCGAGGACAATGCGCGCAGCGAGCTGGAGCACAGTCGCGATCGCTTCGACAAGCTGCAAACGGACATTCGGCGGGCCCAGGGCGAGAAGGAGCACTTCCAGTCCGAGCTGGAGAGGGTCACCTACGAACTGGAGCGGGCACATGCCGCCCAAACCAAGGCGGGCGCCAGCGTGGAGGCGGCCAAGGAGGAGGCGGCCCACTATGCCGTGGAGCTTGAGAAAATGCGCGACCGCTACGAGAAGAGCCAGGTGGAGCTGCGCAAACTGCAGGACACAGACACCTTTGGCCGGGAGACGCGCCGCCTCAAGGAGGAGAACGAGCGGCTGCGCGAGAAGCTGGACAAGACGCTTATGGAACTGGAGACCATCCGCGGCAAGTCGCAGTACGAGTCGGAGTCCTTCGAGAAGTACAAGGACAAGTACGAGAAGATCGAGATGGAGGTGCAGAACATGGAGTCGAAGCTGCACGAGACCAGCCTGCAGCTGGAGCTATCGAAGGGCGAGGTGGCCAAGATGCTGGCCAACCAGGACAAGCAGCGATCCGAGCTGGAACGGGCGCACATCGAGCGGGAGAAGGCCCGGGACAAGCATGAGAAGCTACTGAAGGAGGTCGATCGTTTGCGCCTGCAACAGTCCTCGGTGAGCCCCGGCGATCCGGTCCGAGCGTCGACGTCCTCCTCTTCCGCTCTGTCCGCTGGCGAGCGGCAGGAGATCGACCGCCTGCGGGATCGCCTTGAGAAGGCGCTGCAGTCGCGTGACGCCACCGAGCTGGAGGCCGGTCGCTTGGCCAAGGAACTGGAGAAGGCGCAAATGCATCTGGCCAAGCAGCAGGAGAACACCGAGTCCACGCGCATCGAGTTCGAGCGCATGGGTGCTGAGCTGGGTCGCCTTCACGATCGCCTCGAGAAGGCCGAGGCTGAGCGGGAGGCACTGCGTCAAGCGAGCCGGAGCGGCGGAGCAGGCTCTGCCCCCCATCCGCAGCTGGAGAAGCACGTCCAGAAGCTGGAGTCAGACGTCAAGCAGCTGGCCATGGAGCGGGAGCAGCTGGTCCTGCAACTGGAGAAGAGCCAGGAGATCCTCATGAACTTCCAAAAGGAGCTCCAGAACGCAGAGGCGGAGTTGCAGAAGACGCGCGAGGAGAACCGCAAGCTGCGCAACGGTCACCAACTGCCGCCTGCCGCCGCTCCACCCGCCGGAGCCTCTCCCGCCGAGATCCAGGCCATGCAGAAGGAGATCCAGACCCTCCAGCAGAAGCTCCAGGAGTCGGAGCGCGCCCTGCAGGCCGCCGGTCCCCAACAGGCCCAGGCTGCCGCGGCGGCGGGCGCGAGTCGCGAGGAGATCGAGCAATGGCGCAAGGTCATCGAGCAGGAGAAGGGTCGCGCCGACATGGCCGACAAGGCTGCCCAGGAGATGCACAAGCGCATTCAG CTTATGGACCAACACATCAAGGATCAGCACGCCCAGATGCAAaagatgcagcagcagatgcaacagcagcagcaggcggcgcAACAGGCCGCGCAGCAGGCGGCGCAGCAggcggcgcagcagcagcagtccgCAGCAAGTGCCGGCGGAGCGGACGCCAAAGAGTTGGAGAAGGTCAGGGGCGAACTGCAGGCGGCGTGCACCGAGCGGGATCGcttccagcagcagctggagctcCTGGTCACGGAGCTGGAGAAGAGCAAG ATGTCCAACCAGGAGCAGACAAAACAGCTCCAAACGGCgcagcagcaagtgcagcaactgcagcagcaggtacaacagctgcaacagcagatgcaacaactgcagcaggcTGCCAGTGCGGGAGCAGGCGCCACCGACGTGCAGcgccagcagctggagcagcagcagaagcagctggaggaggtgCGCAAGCAGATCGACAACCAGGCCAAGGCCACCGAGGGCGAGCGCAAGATCATCGACGAGCAGCGCAAGCAGATCGACGCCAAGCGCAAGGACATCGAGGACAAGGAGAAGAAGATGGCCGATTTCGACGTCCAGCTGCGCAAGCGCAAGGAGCAGATGGACCAGCTGGAGAAGTCCCTCCAGACGCAAGGAGGCGGAGCGGCGGCCGCCGGCGAGCTGAACAAGAAGCTCATGGACACGCAGCGGCAGCTGGAAGC ATGCGTCAAGGAGCTTCAGAATACAAAGGAGGAGCACAAGAAGGCGGCAACCGAAACGGAGCGTTTGCTGCAATTGGTACAAATGTCGCAGGAGGAGCAGAACGCCAAGGAGAAGACCATCATGGATTTGCAACA AGCCTTAAAGATCGCTCAAGCCAAAGTCAAACAAGCAcaaacgcagcagcagcaacagcaggat GCTGGGCCAGCTGGCTTCTTGAAGAGCTTTTTCTAA
- the LOC6528766 gene encoding myosin-9 isoform X19 — translation MDNAYVYYKLDEFRLEIQRRDQEILAMAAKMKTLEEQHQRHIAVLKESLCAKEEHYNMLQTDVEEMRARLEEKNRLIEKKTQGTLQTVQERNRLTSELTEIKDHMDIKDRKISVLQRKIENLEDLLKEKDNQVDMARARLSAMQAHHSSSEGALTSLEEAIGDKEKQMAQLRDQRDRAEHEKQEERDLHEREVADYKIKLRAAESEVEKLQTRLERAVTERERLEIKLEASQSELGKSKAELEKATCEMGRSSADWESTKQRIARLELENERLKHDLERSQMQLEEQTTLHKTTFGRTTMTTSQELDRAQERADKASAELRRTQAELRVTQSDAERAREEAAALQEKLEKSQGEVYRLKAKLENAQGEQESLRQELEKAQSGVSRIHADRDRAFSEVEKIKEEMERTQATLGKSQLQHEKLQNSLDKAQNEVDHLQDKLDKASTENRRLVLEKEKLTYDYDNLQSQLDKALGQAARMQKERETLSLDTDRIREKLEKTQVQLGRIQKERDQFSDELETLKERSESAQTLLMKAARDREAMQTDLEVLKERYEKSHAIQQKLQMERDDAVTEVEILKEKLDKALYASQKLIDEKDTSNKEFEKMLEKYDRAQNEIYRLQSRCDTAEADRARLEVEAERSGLAASKAREDLRKLQDESTRLQEACDRAALQLSRAKECEDNARSELEHSRDRFDKLQTDIRRAQGEKEHFQSELERVTYELERAHAAQTKAGASVEAAKEEAAHYAVELEKMRDRYEKSQVELRKLQDTDTFGRETRRLKEENERLREKLDKTLMELETIRGKSQYESESFEKYKDKYEKIEMEVQNMESKLHETSLQLELSKGEVAKMLANQDKQRSELERAHIEREKARDKHEKLLKEVDRLRLQQSSVSPGDPVRASTSSSSALSAGERQEIDRLRDRLEKALQSRDATELEAGRLAKELEKAQMHLAKQQENTESTRIEFERMGAELGRLHDRLEKAEAEREALRQASRSGGAGSAPHPQLEKHVQKLESDVKQLAMEREQLVLQLEKSQEILMNFQKELQNAEAELQKTREENRKLRNGHQLPPAAAPPAGASPAEIQAMQKEIQTLQQKLQESERALQAAGPQQAQAAAAAGASREEIEQWRKVIEQEKGRADMADKAAQEMHKRIQLMDQHIKDQHAQMQKMQQQMQQQQQAAQQAAQQAAQQAAQQQQSAASAGGADAKELEKVRGELQAACTERDRFQQQLELLVTELEKSKMSNQEQTKQLQTAQQQVQQLQQQVQQLQQQMQQLQQAASAGAGATDVQRQQLEQQQKQLEEVRKQIDNQAKATEGERKIIDEQRKQIDAKRKDIEDKEKKMADFDVQLRKRKEQMDQLEKSLQTQGGGAAAAGELNKKLMDTQRQLEACVKELQNTKEEHKKAATETERLLQLVQMSQEEQNAKEKTIMDLQQALKIAQAKVKQAQTQQQQQQDAGPAGFLKSFF, via the exons ATGGACAATGCCTATGTCTACTACAAG CTGGACGAATTCCGTCTTGAAATACAGAGAAGGGATCAAGAGATCCTGGCGATGGCGGCCAAAATGAAAACCCTCGAGGAGCAGCACCAG CGGCACATAGCGGTGCTCAAGGAGTCGCTATGTGCCAAAGAGGAGCACTACAACATGCTGCAGACGGACGTCGAGGAGATGCGCGCCCGCCTCGAGGAGAAGAACCGCCTCATCGAGAAGAAGACCCAGGGCACCCTGCAGACGGTCCAGGAGCGCAACCGCCTCACCAGCGAGCTCACCGAGATCAAGGACCACATGGACATCAAGGACCGCAAGATCAGCGTGCTGCAGCGCAAG ATTGAAAACCTGGAGGATCTGCTGAAGGAGAAGGACAACCAGGTGGATATGGCGCGGGCACGTTTGTCGGCCATGCAGGCGCACCACAGCAGCTCCGAGGGCGCCTTGACCAGCCTGGAGGAGGCCATCGGCGACAAGGAGAAGCAGATGGCCCAGCTGCGGGATCAGCGGGATCGCGCAGAGCACGAGAAGCAGGAGGAGCGGGATCTTCACGAGCGCGAGGTGGCCGACTACAAGATCAAGCTGCGGGCCGCCGAGAGCGAGGTGGAGAAGCTGCAGACGCGCCTGGAGCGGGCGGTCACCGAGCGGGAGCGGCTGGAGATCAAGCTGGAGGCCTCGCAGAGCGAACTGGGCAAGTCGAAGGCTGAGCTGGAGAAGGCCACCTGCGAAATGGGCAGGAGCAGCGCCGACTGGGAGTCCACCAAGCAGAGGATCGCCCGCCTGGAGCTGGAGAACGAGCGGCTGAAACACGATCTGGAGCGTTCGCAG ATGCAGCTAGAAGAACAGACCACACTACACAAA ACAACCTTTGGCAGGACCACGATGACCACGTCCCAGGAACTGGATCGAGCCCAGGAGCGGGCCGACAAGGCCTCAGCGGAGCTGCGACGCACCCAGGCCGAGCTGAGAGTCACACAG TCGGATGCGGAAAGAGCACGCGAGGAGGCGGCCGCCCTGCAGGAGAAGCTGGAGAAGAGCCAGGGCGAGGTGTACCGACTCAAGGCCAAGCTGGAGAACGCCCAGGGTGAGCAGGAGAGTCTGCGccaggagctggagaaggcgCAGAGCGGTGTCTCTCGCATCCACGCCGACCGCGATCGG GCCTTCTCCGAGGTGGAAAAGATCAAGGAGGAGATGGAGCGCACCCAGGCCACGTTGGGCAAGTCGCAGCTGCAGCACGAGAAGCTGCAAAACTCGCTGGACAAGGCCCAGAACGAGGTCGATCATCTGCAGGATAAGCTGGACAAGGCCAGCACGGAGAACCGCCGCCTGGTGCTCGAGAAGGAGAAGCTCACCTACGACTACGACAACCTGCAGTCGCAGCTGGACAAGGCCTTGGGCCAGGCCGCCAGGATGCAGAAGGAGCGCGAGACCCTCTCCTTGGACACGGATCGCATTCGCGAGAAGCTGGAGAAGACGCAG GTGCAACTGGGTCGCATCCAGAAGGAGCGGGATCAATTCTCCGATGAGCTGGAGACGCTCAAGGAGCGCTCGGAATCGGCACAGACCCTCCTCATGAAGGCCGCCCGCGACCGGGAGGCGATGCAAACGGATCTGGAGGTCCTCAAGGAGCGCTACGAGAAGTCGCACGCCATCCAGCAGAAACTCCAG ATGGAGCGCGACGATGCGGTCACCGAAGTCGAGATCCTCAAGGAGAAACTGGACAAGGCGCTGTACGCCAGCCAGAAGCTGATCGACGAGAAGGACACCTCCAACAAGGAGTTTGAAAAGATGCTGGAGAAGTACGACAGGGCCCAGAACGAGATCTATCGCCTTCAGTCCCGCTGCGATACGGCAGAGGCGGACAGAGCCCGCctggaggtggaggcggagCGATCTGGTCTGGCTGCCAGCAAGGCTCGCGAGGATCTGCGCAAGCTGCAGGACGAGAGCACCCGGCTGCAGGAGGCCTGCGATCGGGCGGCGCTCCAGTTGAGCCGCGCCAAGGAGTGCGAGGACAATGCGCGCAGCGAGCTGGAGCACAGTCGCGATCGCTTCGACAAGCTGCAAACGGACATTCGGCGGGCCCAGGGCGAGAAGGAGCACTTCCAGTCCGAGCTGGAGAGGGTCACCTACGAACTGGAGCGGGCACATGCCGCCCAAACCAAGGCGGGCGCCAGCGTGGAGGCGGCCAAGGAGGAGGCGGCCCACTATGCCGTGGAGCTTGAGAAAATGCGCGACCGCTACGAGAAGAGCCAGGTGGAGCTGCGCAAACTGCAGGACACAGACACCTTTGGCCGGGAGACGCGCCGCCTCAAGGAGGAGAACGAGCGGCTGCGCGAGAAGCTGGACAAGACGCTTATGGAACTGGAGACCATCCGCGGCAAGTCGCAGTACGAGTCGGAGTCCTTCGAGAAGTACAAGGACAAGTACGAGAAGATCGAGATGGAGGTGCAGAACATGGAGTCGAAGCTGCACGAGACCAGCCTGCAGCTGGAGCTATCGAAGGGCGAGGTGGCCAAGATGCTGGCCAACCAGGACAAGCAGCGATCCGAGCTGGAACGGGCGCACATCGAGCGGGAGAAGGCCCGGGACAAGCATGAGAAGCTACTGAAGGAGGTCGATCGTTTGCGCCTGCAACAGTCCTCGGTGAGCCCCGGCGATCCGGTCCGAGCGTCGACGTCCTCCTCTTCCGCTCTGTCCGCTGGCGAGCGGCAGGAGATCGACCGCCTGCGGGATCGCCTTGAGAAGGCGCTGCAGTCGCGTGACGCCACCGAGCTGGAGGCCGGTCGCTTGGCCAAGGAACTGGAGAAGGCGCAAATGCATCTGGCCAAGCAGCAGGAGAACACCGAGTCCACGCGCATCGAGTTCGAGCGCATGGGTGCTGAGCTGGGTCGCCTTCACGATCGCCTCGAGAAGGCCGAGGCTGAGCGGGAGGCACTGCGTCAAGCGAGCCGGAGCGGCGGAGCAGGCTCTGCCCCCCATCCGCAGCTGGAGAAGCACGTCCAGAAGCTGGAGTCAGACGTCAAGCAGCTGGCCATGGAGCGGGAGCAGCTGGTCCTGCAACTGGAGAAGAGCCAGGAGATCCTCATGAACTTCCAAAAGGAGCTCCAGAACGCAGAGGCGGAGTTGCAGAAGACGCGCGAGGAGAACCGCAAGCTGCGCAACGGTCACCAACTGCCGCCTGCCGCCGCTCCACCCGCCGGAGCCTCTCCCGCCGAGATCCAGGCCATGCAGAAGGAGATCCAGACCCTCCAGCAGAAGCTCCAGGAGTCGGAGCGCGCCCTGCAGGCCGCCGGTCCCCAACAGGCCCAGGCTGCCGCGGCGGCGGGCGCGAGTCGCGAGGAGATCGAGCAATGGCGCAAGGTCATCGAGCAGGAGAAGGGTCGCGCCGACATGGCCGACAAGGCTGCCCAGGAGATGCACAAGCGCATTCAG CTTATGGACCAACACATCAAGGATCAGCACGCCCAGATGCAAaagatgcagcagcagatgcaacagcagcagcaggcggcgcAACAGGCCGCGCAGCAGGCGGCGCAGCAggcggcgcagcagcagcagtccgCAGCAAGTGCCGGCGGAGCGGACGCCAAAGAGTTGGAGAAGGTCAGGGGCGAACTGCAGGCGGCGTGCACCGAGCGGGATCGcttccagcagcagctggagctcCTGGTCACGGAGCTGGAGAAGAGCAAG ATGTCCAACCAGGAGCAGACAAAACAGCTCCAAACGGCgcagcagcaagtgcagcaactgcagcagcaggtacaacagctgcaacagcagatgcaacaactgcagcaggcTGCCAGTGCGGGAGCAGGCGCCACCGACGTGCAGcgccagcagctggagcagcagcagaagcagctggaggaggtgCGCAAGCAGATCGACAACCAGGCCAAGGCCACCGAGGGCGAGCGCAAGATCATCGACGAGCAGCGCAAGCAGATCGACGCCAAGCGCAAGGACATCGAGGACAAGGAGAAGAAGATGGCCGATTTCGACGTCCAGCTGCGCAAGCGCAAGGAGCAGATGGACCAGCTGGAGAAGTCCCTCCAGACGCAAGGAGGCGGAGCGGCGGCCGCCGGCGAGCTGAACAAGAAGCTCATGGACACGCAGCGGCAGCTGGAAGC ATGCGTCAAGGAGCTTCAGAATACAAAGGAGGAGCACAAGAAGGCGGCAACCGAAACGGAGCGTTTGCTGCAATTGGTACAAATGTCGCAGGAGGAGCAGAACGCCAAGGAGAAGACCATCATGGATTTGCAACA AGCCTTAAAGATCGCTCAAGCCAAAGTCAAACAAGCAcaaacgcagcagcagcaacagcaggat GCTGGGCCAGCTGGCTTCTTGAAGAGCTTTTTCTAA